A region from the uncultured Holophaga sp. genome encodes:
- a CDS encoding nucleotide sugar dehydrogenase, producing MLETSISPSGEVFPLPLEEGAVAEVQHLERLIDEARGRGQEIVVVLGVGFVGAVMAAIIADTTDRETGLPSKFVIGVDLPRAETYWKVAMLNSGRSPVKAEDPEVAPMIARCVLEKKTLIATHHTACLSLADVVVVDIQCDYTKHELSNMRDGEVEMKAFNATIRSLGERIRPECLVLIETTVAPGTTEFVAHPILKKAFHARGIPSLPLLAHSFERIMPGKDYVASVRDFWRVCSGCTEEARVRVVRFLQEVINTEDYPLTVMDRPIESETTKIIENSYRATILAFMNEWSLFAERNGIDLIKVVQAIKTRPTHSNIIFPGPGVGGYCLPKDGALGYWSYKHILGFEDGDNVFKLTPTAIDINDTRSLHAAELTRDALRLMGRYIAGASVLLAGASYRQDVGDTRYSGSELVVRKLAEMGAEIKVHDPFVERWSEFDEQSTSSHSLSRFFQNQESLEEIVVHKELKEAVRGIEALILAVPHAPYLALDPDELVAWAGHPLAVVDCFGILSDEKIRRYLELGCEVKGLGRGHIARLKHEVRTGGALSGYHEHALSMGR from the coding sequence ATGTTGGAAACATCAATCAGCCCTTCCGGGGAGGTGTTCCCCCTGCCGCTTGAGGAAGGGGCAGTCGCCGAGGTCCAGCACCTGGAGCGCCTCATCGATGAGGCCCGGGGGAGAGGTCAGGAGATCGTGGTCGTGCTAGGGGTGGGCTTCGTGGGGGCAGTCATGGCAGCCATCATCGCCGACACCACGGACCGGGAGACTGGCCTGCCCTCCAAGTTCGTCATCGGGGTCGATCTGCCCCGTGCCGAGACCTACTGGAAGGTCGCCATGCTCAATTCGGGCCGCTCACCGGTGAAAGCTGAGGATCCCGAGGTGGCCCCCATGATCGCCCGCTGCGTCCTGGAGAAGAAGACCCTCATCGCCACTCACCATACAGCGTGCCTGAGTCTGGCGGATGTGGTGGTGGTCGACATCCAGTGCGACTACACCAAGCACGAACTCAGCAACATGCGGGACGGCGAAGTGGAGATGAAGGCCTTCAACGCCACGATCCGCTCCCTGGGCGAGCGGATCCGTCCTGAGTGCCTGGTCCTCATCGAGACCACCGTCGCACCCGGAACCACGGAGTTCGTGGCCCATCCCATCCTGAAGAAGGCCTTCCATGCCCGCGGCATCCCCTCTCTGCCTCTGCTGGCCCACAGCTTCGAGCGCATCATGCCGGGCAAGGACTACGTCGCCTCCGTGCGGGACTTCTGGAGGGTGTGCAGTGGTTGCACCGAAGAGGCCAGGGTGCGGGTGGTCAGATTCCTTCAGGAAGTCATCAACACCGAGGACTACCCCCTCACCGTCATGGACCGCCCCATCGAATCCGAAACCACCAAGATCATCGAGAACTCCTACCGGGCCACCATCCTGGCCTTCATGAACGAGTGGAGCCTCTTTGCCGAAAGGAACGGGATCGACCTCATCAAGGTCGTACAGGCCATCAAGACAAGGCCCACTCACAGCAACATCATCTTCCCCGGCCCCGGGGTCGGTGGATACTGCCTCCCCAAGGATGGAGCCCTCGGCTACTGGTCCTATAAGCACATCCTGGGCTTCGAGGATGGGGACAATGTCTTCAAGCTCACCCCCACCGCCATCGACATCAACGACACACGCAGCCTCCATGCCGCTGAGCTCACCCGGGACGCACTCCGGCTGATGGGTCGCTACATCGCGGGCGCCTCCGTCCTGCTGGCTGGGGCCAGCTACCGACAGGATGTCGGAGACACCCGGTACAGCGGAAGTGAGCTGGTGGTGCGCAAACTGGCTGAAATGGGAGCTGAGATCAAGGTTCATGATCCTTTTGTCGAACGCTGGTCGGAGTTCGACGAGCAATCCACCAGCTCCCACTCCCTGTCCCGCTTCTTCCAGAACCAGGAGAGCCTGGAGGAGATCGTGGTCCACAAGGAGCTGAAGGAGGCGGTCCGGGGTATCGAGGCCCTGATCCTTGCCGTGCCCCACGCCCCCTACCTGGCCCTGGACCCGGACGAACTGGTGGCCTGGGCCGGCCATCCCCTCGCGGTTGTGGACTGCTTCGGAATCCTCAGCGATGAGAAGATCCGACGCTATCTGGAGCTTGGATGTGAGGTGAAGGGCCTCGGCCGAGGGCACATTGCACGCCTCAAGCATGAGGTGCGCACGGGCGGCGCCCTCTCCGGCTACCACGAACATGCCCTCTCCATGGGCCGCTAG